The proteins below come from a single Triticum aestivum cultivar Chinese Spring chromosome 5D, IWGSC CS RefSeq v2.1, whole genome shotgun sequence genomic window:
- the LOC123124073 gene encoding probable 3-beta-hydroxysteroid-Delta(8),Delta(7)-isomerase — MAAIGGHPYSPSDLELPGFVPQQLSPIELVVPLIGTSLLVITVIWLVSGHVLNSGRPSRLSKADRLLMCWWAITGLTHLIIEAPLLFTPNYLTKENPSFFDEIWKEYSKADSRYATGDTTTTAIEVIAVFLQGPLSLFAVYAIASRKSYNYILQFGVSMSHLYSMLIFYITAYLDGMNFCASPFYFWTYFVGANSPWVVIPTLIAIRSWKLISQASQSCKVNQD; from the exons ATGGCGGCGATAGGCGGCCACCCTTACTCGCCAAGTGACCTGGAGCTCCCCGGTTTCGTGCCGCAGCAGCTTTCACCCATCGAACTCGTGGTGCCCCTCATAGGCACTTCTCTCTTGGTCATCACGGTGATCTGGCTTGTCTCCGGCCATGTCCTCAATAGTG GAAGACCCAGCAGACTATCAAAGGCGGACCGTTTGCTCATGTGCTGGTGGGCAATCACTGGGTTGACCCACCTAATCATCGAAGCACCCTTGCTCTTCACCCCAAATTACCTTACCAAGGAAAATCCCAGTTTTTTTGATGAAATAT GGAAAGAGTACAGCAAAGCTGACTCCAGATATGCCACCGGGGACACCACAACCACCGCGATCGAAGTCATTGCGGTTTTTCTACAAGGCCCTTTATCACTTTTTGCTGT TTACGCTATTGCTTCCAGAAAGTCCTACAACTACATTCTACAGTTCGGTGTATCTATGAGCCACCTCTACTCAATGTTGATTTTCTACATTACCGCCTACTTAGACGGCATGAACTTCTGTGCCAGTCCATTCTACTTCTGGACATATTTTGTTGGTGCAAACTCCCCATGGGTTGTGATTCCAACGTTGATAGCAATAAGGAGCTGGAAGTTGATAAGCCAAGCATCTCAGTCTTGCAAGGTGAATCAAGACTAA